Part of the Thermococcus barossii genome is shown below.
AAAACACTTGTGAGGGAGTTCCTGTGGGGGCTGGCGCGGTCGCTGAAGGCAACAGTCCACGTGAAAACGCTGAGCGGGGTCAATGCCCACCACGTTATCGAGGCGGCATTCAAGGGACTCGGCGTCGCCCTCGGGAAGGCGATCCAAGAGAGCGGGAAGCTTGAGAGCACGAAGGGCCTGCTGGAGGTGTGAGGGTGATAGCGATAGTTGACCTCGGCATAGGAAACCTCGCCAACGTGAAGAAAGCTCTGGGAGGAACCATAACGAGCGACCCCTACGAGATAGAGAGGGCCGAGAAGATAGTCCTGCCCGGCGTTGGAAACTTCGGGGCAGTGATGGACAGGCTTGAGCCCCTCAGGGGCGTCATACTCGATGCCATAAACGAGGGGAAGCCCTTCTTGGGGATATGCCTCGGCCTTCAGCTGCTCTTTGAGGGGAGCGAGGAAAGCCCGGGGAAGCCCGGTCTGGGGGTCTTCAGAGGGAACGTGGTGAGGTTTCGGGGCGTCAGAACGCCGCACATCGGCTGGAACCAGCTCTGGCTCAGAAAGGAGTGCCCCCTCTTTGAGGGAATTAAAGATGGAGCGTACTTCTACTTCGTCCACTCCTACCACGCGGTTCCGGAGGAGGACATCGTTGCGGGCGTCACCGACTACGAGTCAAAGGGGCAGAGAGTCGTCTTCACCTCGGCGGTGTGTAGGGACAGCGTTTACGCCGTCCAGTTCCACCCGGAGAAGAGCGGGAAGAACGGTTTGAGGGTCATGAGGAACTTCAGGGGGCTTTAGAATGGAGGTTTATCCCGCGATAGACCTGATGGGCGGAAAAGCGGTGAGGCTCTACAAGGGGAGGAGGGAGGAAGTCAGGGTCTACGGCGAACCGGTTGAGATAGCTGAGCGGTTCGCCGAGCTCGTGGACAAAATCCACATAGTTGACCTGGACGGGGCCTTTGAAGGCTTTCCCCGAAACCTTGACGTTGTCAGGGAGATAATCGAGGAGACCGGGCTGAGGGTCCAGTTCGGCGGCGGACTCAGGAGCTATGAAGCCATCGCCAAGGCCTACGAAATCGGCGTGGAGAACGCCATACTCGGAACGAAGGCCCTCGACTTGCGCTTCCTTGATAGGATAACCGAGGAGTTTGAAGGCATAACGGTCAGCCTCGACTCGCGGAACGGGAGGATAACCGTGAGGGGCTGGCTTGAAAGTGGAATGCCGGTTAGAGAAGCCTACGAAACGCTGAAACCCTACGTGAACCGCTTTATTTACACCTCCGTTGAGAGGGACGGCACACTGACGGGAATAGAGGAAATCAAGAGGTTCTGGCAAAGCGGGGAGTTCATCTACGCCGGGGGAGTGTCGAGCGCCGAAGACGTAGGAAAACTTGCGAAAGCCGGCTTCTCGGGGGTCGTGGTCGGAAAGGCCCTGTACGAGAGAAAGCTCGCCCTTGAGGAGCTTCTGGAGGTGGCGAAATGCTCGCCAAGCGAATAATAGCGGCCCTGGACATAAAGGCCGGAAGGGTCGTCAAGGGGATAAAGTTCAGGAACATACGCGACGCCGGCGACCCGATCGAGCTGGCCAAGCGCTACGAGGCGGAGGGAATAGACGAGATAGTTTTCCTCGACATAACGGCGTCGTACGAAAGGAGAAAAATCCTGCTCGGGCTGGTCGAGAGGATAGCCGGGGAGATATACGTCCCCTTCACGGTCGGCGGCGGCATAAGGACGGTTGAGGAGGCGAGGGAGATAATCAAGCGAGGGGCAGATAAGGTCTTCATCAACACGGCGGCGGTTGAAAGGCCGGAACTGGTGAGGGAGATTGCCGAGATAGTTGGCACCGCCAACCTCGTGGTGGCAATCGACGCCAGGTGGAACGGCTCCTTCTGGGAGGTCTACACCCACGGCGGAAGGAAGCCGAGGGGAATTGATGCGGTCGAGTGGGCGAGAACCGTTGAAAGACTCGGTGCTGGAGAGATACTCCTGACGAGCATGGACACCGACGGAACGAAGGAGGGCTTCGACATAGCCCTGACGAGGGCCGTCGCGGAGGCGGTTGATATACCGGTCATAGCCTCTGGCGGAGCTGGAAAACCGGAGCACTTCTACGAGGCCTTTAAGGCTGGGGCTGAAGCGGCTCTTGCGGCTTCAATCTTCCACTACGGGGAATACACCGTCGGCGAGCTGAAGGGGTACCTGGCCAAGAGGGGAATCCCCGTGAGGCTGGACTACTGAGGTGGTAGCATGAGAGTTGACAAGCTAATTGGGGAGGTAAATTGGGAAAAGAACGGTGGAATCGTTCCAGTCGTCGTTCAGGACACGAAGGGGGAAGTCTTAACGCTCGCGTACATGGACAGGGAAGCCCTCAGGAAAACCCTTGAGACCGGCTACGCCCACTACTACTCCCGCTCGCAGGGAAGAATCCGCATGAAGGGCGAGGTGAGCGGGAACGTCCAGAGGGTGAAGGAAGTCCGGATAGACTGCGACAGCGATGCCCTGCTCCTGATAGTCGAGCAGAGAGGTGCCGCATGTCACACGGGAAACTA
Proteins encoded:
- the hisH gene encoding imidazole glycerol phosphate synthase subunit HisH; this translates as MIAIVDLGIGNLANVKKALGGTITSDPYEIERAEKIVLPGVGNFGAVMDRLEPLRGVILDAINEGKPFLGICLGLQLLFEGSEESPGKPGLGVFRGNVVRFRGVRTPHIGWNQLWLRKECPLFEGIKDGAYFYFVHSYHAVPEEDIVAGVTDYESKGQRVVFTSAVCRDSVYAVQFHPEKSGKNGLRVMRNFRGL
- the hisA gene encoding 1-(5-phosphoribosyl)-5-((5-phosphoribosylamino)methylideneamino)imidazole-4-carboxamide isomerase; amino-acid sequence: MEVYPAIDLMGGKAVRLYKGRREEVRVYGEPVEIAERFAELVDKIHIVDLDGAFEGFPRNLDVVREIIEETGLRVQFGGGLRSYEAIAKAYEIGVENAILGTKALDLRFLDRITEEFEGITVSLDSRNGRITVRGWLESGMPVREAYETLKPYVNRFIYTSVERDGTLTGIEEIKRFWQSGEFIYAGGVSSAEDVGKLAKAGFSGVVVGKALYERKLALEELLEVAKCSPSE
- the hisF gene encoding imidazole glycerol phosphate synthase subunit HisF, translated to MLAKRIIAALDIKAGRVVKGIKFRNIRDAGDPIELAKRYEAEGIDEIVFLDITASYERRKILLGLVERIAGEIYVPFTVGGGIRTVEEAREIIKRGADKVFINTAAVERPELVREIAEIVGTANLVVAIDARWNGSFWEVYTHGGRKPRGIDAVEWARTVERLGAGEILLTSMDTDGTKEGFDIALTRAVAEAVDIPVIASGGAGKPEHFYEAFKAGAEAALAASIFHYGEYTVGELKGYLAKRGIPVRLDY